The DNA window CTTTAGATTCTACTGTTAACAATTGCATATTTAAAAACGTGCTCACCCCAACGGTTTTCATTTGGTGTCTGAAAACTAGCGTCTGAAAACTTTTTGTGGGGGAAAAGCTTTTTGTGGTATGAAACCTAAAGTCATTTAAACACACTGTTAGAATTTAAAGCTACCCGGATTTTCAGGCACTAATGCAGGCACAATCAGCTGTCTGTCCTGTTAATGGGGACTTTGGCACGACTGTCCTATCCTCTCTTGCTTGCCGTGATCAAATTCAGTGAGTGTTCATACCAACGGGACAGGAATTTTATTCTACAAACTTAAACATGAAGAGGAACTCATGAcactaaatacaaaatatattttaaaaaaatataacttgtCTCTTATGttgttcctgcagctgctgaatGAGCTCTGTTAGTACATGCCGACATGGGGAGGTATTTCCACAGCGAGGTGGACATTAAGAGCCCGTGGCATCAGGTGCTGGCTGCCTTCTGGCAGCGCTACCCAAACCCATACAGGTAATTAATGATTGTTTCAGTGAATATGCAAAGTCATTTCCATCAATGAATCTGATATTTTTCCCttataaaacagtgaaaaatgtcACCTTATTATCTagtacaataaaagaaaaaaaacacattagtcCATTTTCTCCAGACAATGGACAAAGTGGACCAAACTGTCGTGCTTTTATCTTGACTGCATCAACCCTGGGTGTTGTTTGGAgaacttcagttttttaaacaataaaagacatttaaaaaaaaagaatgtgtgAGTGTCCTTAAAAAATAGATCTGTTTTGGTGTACCAGCACCCATGTACTCACGGAAGATGTCCTATACCGCGAGGtcacctccagcaaccacctgCTGTCCAGGCGACTGCTGACGAAGACCAACCGCCTGCCGGGCTGGGCGGAGCGGGTCTTCCCCATGCACATGGCTCGGGCGGTCTATGTCCTGGAAGATTCTATCGTGGACCCTCAGGCCCACACGCTCATCACCAAGACCTGGAACCTGAACCACAACACGCTGATGGTGAGATGCGCTCTGATTAGATCACTGTGGTTAAttaacccccccacccccaccccatgACAGATAGGATAGAGTTCAGATCGATGGTCTTATTGTCATCAAGTGATTTCTCCCACTTTGAATGGGGCAGTTTGCAGTTTGAGATAACCAATCAGAaaatggccacgagctgtgaaTAGCATGAAAGCATGAGATCATGGTCATAAGAGGTGGATG is part of the Maylandia zebra isolate NMK-2024a linkage group LG3, Mzebra_GT3a, whole genome shotgun sequence genome and encodes:
- the LOC106676844 gene encoding PRELI domain-containing protein 1, mitochondrial — translated: MGRYFHSEVDIKSPWHQVLAAFWQRYPNPYSTHVLTEDVLYREVTSSNHLLSRRLLTKTNRLPGWAERVFPMHMARAVYVLEDSIVDPQAHTLITKTWNLNHNTLMTVVERCLFEENHGRPSWTKLRREAWISTAVYGLGRPIQEFGLARFKSNQAKAMRGLEYSLSKLQTSDQGESSEKQKPLPPQATPTPNQKPKQFV